The region GTCGTTTGGATTCATTCATCGTGCAGCACTCACCCTTTTTTGTACCCAGTGGATCTTTTGTGCACCACGTGGTAATCGTAGCACAATTTGCTTCACTTGCTGGCTTTTATGATTCGCGTggtttttggcacaaaatcGGAAATATAGGAATGATATTTTGGCTACAAATTACCAATTTGTTCCATCCAAGTTCGAAAgttaaccaaccaacaacagagggctttgcatcgtttgcacctcagcgtgcagcgtgcagaGTATCGCACGTGCTACGATTCACCGATACCGGCTCGGTGCCTTCTTCACTCCACGATGCCCACGCGAGCCaactagtggtggtggcataaGAAAACCAGTTCCTTCGCCACTCCCGGGACCTTTGGAGTGCAGCGACTgatcgcgagcgcgaacgcgaacgcgaagagatgaaaaacggTTCGAAACGGAGTAAATCAAGAAGAGTCGCTGGTGCAAGCCCTctacacacaaatacacttACAAGGATCCTGCAGCATCCAGCCGTGACGCCATGGCGTCGGTGCGCTGGCGGATACATAAAGTGGCGAAGATAATGGGTTGAGGTCCATCAAGCAGGCTGTGGCAACCTTCGCAACACTCatacagcgagcgagaaaagagaCAAAAGCTGTGGCTTGGTAGCCGCCACCacagcagcgtcgtcgtcggtcgttaTGTCTTGTTTTTCACGGATTACTCGATTGCCACAGCGCAGCAGCGTAGCCACCAAGATAAGCAACCGCAACAGACACGATCCAGCACTCAAGCCCGTGGTCCATGCTCCGACAAAGGGCAATCTTCCGATTATGCTTGTATCCCAGTAGGGTTACAGTAAGTAGTTTTGTTAATTGATCTCGCTTTTATCACTCTCTCATGCTGTCCGTAATCGGCCGAAACGAGGGGCGCGTCTCGTGGCGGCGAATAATTTTGAGACACACTGTCGGGCTATGTCTGTTAGGAAACGCCTCTATGCGCCAAGAGCTATGCTTAAGGGGCAACATAATTCACAACCGAAACAACAGAAAGCCCTTCCTCTCACGCGAAGTGGATatagcataaatcatgcagcAGAAGTGgaaacaaacgcaacataaaatcacgccaccaccacccagcgcGTGTTTGAGAACCGCGTTGAGCGTttgatcgcgagcgcgcgcgttaaacaaacaaatacctTCTGCTCTTACGCAATCCTCGGCTCGTCGACTTCTCCGACACCTACTATAGTGCCACCCGCTCGTTAGTGGCCCTGTCCATATTTTATGTCCATATTCCGCTGGACTGGAGTTCACTTTAGAAGGGGAGCTGTGGAGCAAGGCTCCGTTACGGCCTGGTGGGGGGCCATAAGGAGCTGTGCAGTTCAGTGAGCCTGTCATAGGCGTTATGATAGCGGTCGGTCAGTTTTATGGCCTCTCTGTGGTCCTTGGTTACGGTCAGGGAGAGTGGGTAGCCAGTGCGCCAACATCACACCACGGTTGCCACTACTTATCGGCGTCCATTGGCAATCACGTGGCAATCGATAATTTCCGCGACTGTAAACATTTGACTCGGACACCGATTGATAATCTTCTAGACTACCCGTCcagttgaagaagaaaacaaatttaggATCGACTGCTCATGTCCTTAGGCATTTTAGATTAGGCAGATAGGCCTAGGGGACCGTTTTTAGCGTTCAGCACTGTATCAACGAGATTCGATCGTGTCGTGCGTGCCGTGTCGCACACTTTAACGGgacagctctctctctgtctctcactctcatGCTCTCGCGTTCTGTCGCACTGTCCGTCCAAAATCATTGTAGCAGTCCGTCCCGAACGGGTTTGCGTTTTGCATCTGTATTGGAAGGGTTGTCGCGATCAGAGCGCTTGGAAAGTTGGCCATCGGCTCGCGGACCGCGTCGAGAGCAAACGCGTGAGCATTCGCTCGTGGGACTTCATGGTGACCGTGACGCGCCATACGCCGGCGTACCACCGCAGACCGCAGCGCTTTCATCGTTACGTGACCTGTTCCAGGGATTTTAAAAGTCCATTTCCGGCGATCAATCCACACGTGATCAAGTGGTTCAAGTGAGCAGCAACCTGGTGCCAAAAAAAGAGCATTCGTGGGGCCTGGTGAAGTGGATTTTCGGTGATTGAACGGAAACACAAGAAATAGGTCGAGATCTTGAGGATCTTGAGGATGCGTACAAGACGGAGgtaaagaaagaagaaaagaattcGTAGCAAGTCCATTTACCCTGtctagagagcgagagggatgATCGCAAAGTTCGCagtagagtgagagagatcAAGCAGAGTTGAAgttgttggtttgctgttggctggctggctgatcgtCGTTTGGCGCGCCTTCCACCACTCAAGGATTTGAAAGCACGGCAAACCGatcgacacacatacaaaaggAGTGCCTGAGGCGGCCACGGCGGCTGGATTTTGCaaaaagcagcatcagcagcagtaccagcataAGCAAATAACAGCAACCGCACAGATCaccgatcgtcatcatcggagGACGAAACGTggcggctgctgttgatcgTGCGCACCGGATGCGGATGTTTGCGTTACGTTTGTGGACAGTTTAAGCAGATAATGTGAAGGCATTTTAGGCAGTGAtcggagtgtgtgtttgtctgttgtTCGTAATGAAACGATAAAGTGACGATCTATCCGGGATCCAGTGCACAATGGATCAGCTTTCGAATCGCAACCGTAAGAACATACTGTCCCTGAATCACGGTGACAATTGGAGTTCGGTTCCAGTCGTTGCGCCAGTAACAACCGGTATGGCCAGTGCCCAGCATCATCCAattcgtcatcagcagcagcagcacttgccGAGGGATGTTAatggtcagcagcatcatccaaCCCAGCCACAGGATTCCAATAATCGTCCCAACCaccagcttcatcatcatcatcatcatcaccaacatcttcagcatcagcaacagcagcagctgcagatcGATGGACTGCCGAAAGCGTTCGTGGCCGCTATGCGCACCCTGTTCGACATCATGGACGATCGGAAAACTGGTTTCGTCCGGCTGGCCGACATCGAGGATCGTTGGCTGGACGACGGTTCAAAGGGTATGCCCCGTGGGGTAATTGATAGTCTGCGTAAGGTGACGCCCCCAAGCGGGATGCTATCATTCGAGCGCTTCTGCATCGGCCTCAAGATGTGTCTGGTACGCAACCAGCCACTGTCTAATGGTGGTTCTGTCGACAgtgtcggcagcagcagcagtagcaccaccatcaccacgaacACGATCGCTCCGGCCATCCCCTCTCCgaccagctccagctcaccTCAGGCCATCGAAGGGAAGCTGGGTAAACTTTCCCTATCACGACCACCTTCAGCTCCACTGCTCGATCTGGATGGTGCTCTGGGGCTGGAACGGAaggcaccgccaccatcggtggGCCCTTCCTGGAGCAACGGTTCCGGTGTGGCAACACCCGGCAGTAACACAGCCACAGTTCGGCCGAATAATGCGATGCCAGCCCAGAAGACACTGAGCATGCCGCAGCTACTTAGTCCGGACGAAGACGGACTTGAGCCACCACCGATCATACTGCCGGGAGCTTATGGTCCTCCGAAGCCACCTCGGGTTTCACTGAACCTCGAGCGCTCGAACCAgcgacagcaccagcatcacacgGTCCAGGGCACTGGTACGACTCTGGGTTCCAGCATCGATAAGGCGGAAATCCGGAATGCCCTCCAGAACTGGCAGATGTCGCTGCTGATGGGTGAAGCGTCGGCTGATAAGACTGGCGGTGTGGAGAAATCTGGCCACGGTGCATTACGATCCCTGACGACGGGTCGGGGTTCGGCCGATGGACAAACCGATCTTTCGGCCTCCTCACCTTCACTCCAGTCCATCAACCAGCTCGACGGTTCACTGGGACGGTCCGCTCCCGGTGCTAGCGCTACCCTACTGCCTGCCTCGCTGTACCAGAAGAAGAGTACCGCGGTGTACGGTGGTGGAACGGGTGGTAGACGCCGTGAACCGAGACGGCATACGCTGCAGACCGCTCCGCGGATCTGCTTCAAGCGCCTGAAGCAGATCGAACAGGAGAAGGACATCTTGGTGCAGGGTCTGGCGGCCGTTGAGCAAACACGTGACTGGTATCTGAAGCagttggcggtggtgcaggAGAAGATCCGTTACCTTGGCCGCCCCGGATCACACATGGTGAGTTTCGGCTGCGCCGCATTTCAAGAGTGACGTAATAGTTGCCAGCGTTGCTGGGAAACTCGTTGCCCCCCCCGGGCGTCGATTACTATGATTAGCAATGAAAGTTAATAGCGGAGCAATTTGTAGCGTTTTACTAACCGGGTAGGCACTGAAGCCGGCTCAGCTTGTGTTGCGCTCATCTTTACGCAATTACATGGGCTTGTTGTTGCAGGATCGTTTGTAGATCGTTTGAAATCGATTGGTTAGCGTTTAGCTGTTTGCTTCAATTATGCTTCACAAATAgggaaatgtttcttttaatttaatcatCCCTGATTTCATACATCCATCATCCatattaatttgaataatgctAAAAAGGTTGAAGTAAAATCTTCTAAtcatagttttttttaccacGTGTAGTAGTTGTTAACACGTGGTCTAATAGCTATTCTAGTTGATTTAGTATTGGATTCAATTAAGAACAAACAATTAAAGCATTATTCTCTTTCCATCTGTGTAGGAAACGTGGACAGAAACACAGCAGGAGCGACTCGATTTGCAGCGTGCCCGCGTACTAGAGGTGAACCGCCATCTAATGATGCTAGCGGAAAGCTGGGAGCGTGGTGGGTTCCCGATGCACATGAACCTTGCCCTGCGGCCCTTACCGGATAGTGCCACGTATGGCTCACCAtaccagcaacagcgccagcagcatcaacatcagcgtACTCAATCGCAATCCACGCCACCGGCAGTAccgcctccaccatcatcggccagTTACCTATCGGCACCGTCTCAGCAGCTCTCACATCAGCACCTTCATCATCTACAgctccaacagcaaccaccaaccgagctGGTCAACCATCTGAAGGCACAAAACCATCagttggtggaggaggtgaGCCAGAAGAATGAGAAGCTGTCGCTGCTGGAGCGCGAGAAGGCTGCCCTAATCCGCGAActgatgcagctgcagcgtgCCAATCGAGCGGCCAGTATGATCTCGAACACGGAGGAGATGGTTTTTTAAACAACCCGGGTGCCATTTACAatctgtttttggggggagtaGCTTGAGGACGAACATAGCGACCAACACAAACGTTACAGATTTCCTTCATAACGCTAGTCAAGAAGTATTAAGTACACTTTACTGCGGAATGCAGCGTCCGTTCATCGATCATCACCTGCGGTGGGGAGTGTGCCCGTGTGACTCAGCTGCATGGAATTCAACAGCACAAAGGATATTCTCTTATTCCTTCGAACTGTACCATTCgaataaaaagaataaaacgTTTTTTATTAACTAACAGTACATTTCGTCGTGGTGCGTAAGTTTTGGTTCCTtaaaatggccacaaaaagTGTATTAAAGTGTAGGTGATGGGTCCCTCGCATCGTTTCATTTACTCTTGATTGCTTGCTCTCGTAGGGTCTCCCAGTTGATGCCATTGTGAGGTAAATCGCTGCGAATGAAGGGAGACACCCATGCCAGATACCACCGGTTTCCCAGGACCATGCGCATGTTTTCCCACCGGCCCAGATCGTACTCTGGCGTCTTCCGTTCGTGAACCACCGCTCCGCTCAGTATGAGCCGACCGTGGTACAGTAGCAGGACCCCGGTAAAGCAAACACCGACCATGTTGATCAGATAGATCACCAGGTAGTATTGTTTCGTCGAGATGTCGATCATGAGCATGGCCAGTGGGAACACGAGCTTTACCAGCGAGGTCCAGTTGCGAAATTCGTCGCCTCGCACGAACCAGATGAAGTAGTTGTTGAGTATGCTCGAGTAGAGCGTGGATATGAACAGGTACAGCACAAACATGATAAAgtaccggtggttccggtgtccTATACAACAGCCAGTGAACACACAGTGATGGTCGCGTTTCAGGATGCACGTCCTGCAGCTCGTACAGTGCCACGATCGAGGAGGTGCAATAAACTCGCACGTTGCGCAGAGGTGCCAGCTTTTCGATCCCAAGCCGCTACCGTTCGCGGCCACATTCATCGGCACCTGTATCACCTCGGTTGAGCAGCTCGTATCGCACAGCATCGTGGCCAGCATGTGGGCGGTTACGTTGAACAGGAGAAACACGGCCGGCACAAAATGCAGCCAATTGAGCCACGAATCTTCACCGTGAATGCCCGGCATCACCACGTACACCTCGAACCAGAACGTGATTGGTATGATGCCGGCCATAAAGAACGTGGCCACTGCATCCTGCAGCGTGCGGGGTAGGAACCGTTTCCTTATTTTCATCTCGCTGCAACAGAGAAAAAACACCACAATTTAGGATTAGGATGCCGGAATTATGTTCTCCAAAAAGTAAGTTCCGTACTTTTTTGGTGACCTCACGTGAACCCAAACAAACTGCTGTCAAAACA is a window of Anopheles aquasalis chromosome 2, idAnoAquaMG_Q_19, whole genome shotgun sequence DNA encoding:
- the LOC126580936 gene encoding uncharacterized protein LOC126580936; amino-acid sequence: MDQLSNRNRKNILSLNHGDNWSSVPVVAPVTTGMASAQHHPIRHQQQQHLPRDVNGQQHHPTQPQDSNNRPNHQLHHHHHHHQHLQHQQQQQLQIDGLPKAFVAAMRTLFDIMDDRKTGFVRLADIEDRWLDDGSKGMPRGVIDSLRKVTPPSGMLSFERFCIGLKMCLVRNQPLSNGGSVDSVGSSSSSTTITTNTIAPAIPSPTSSSSPQAIEGKLGKLSLSRPPSAPLLDLDGALGLERKAPPPSVGPSWSNGSGVATPGSNTATVRPNNAMPAQKTLSMPQLLSPDEDGLEPPPIILPGAYGPPKPPRVSLNLERSNQRQHQHHTVQGTGTTLGSSIDKAEIRNALQNWQMSLLMGEASADKTGGVEKSGHGALRSLTTGRGSADGQTDLSASSPSLQSINQLDGSLGRSAPGASATLLPASLYQKKSTAVYGGGTGGRRREPRRHTLQTAPRICFKRLKQIEQEKDILVQGLAAVEQTRDWYLKQLAVVQEKIRYLGRPGSHMETWTETQQERLDLQRARVLEVNRHLMMLAESWERGGFPMHMNLALRPLPDSATYGSPYQQQRQQHQHQRTQSQSTPPAVPPPPSSASYLSAPSQQLSHQHLHHLQLQQQPPTELVNHLKAQNHQLVEEVSQKNEKLSLLEREKAALIRELMQLQRANRAASMISNTEEMVF
- the LOC126580937 gene encoding probable palmitoyltransferase ZDHHC24, giving the protein MKIRKRFLPRTLQDAVATFFMAGIIPITFWFEVYVVMPGIHGEDSWLNWLHFVPAVFLLFNVTAHMLATMLCDTSCSTEVIQVPMNVAANGSGLGSKSWHLCATCEFIAPPRSWHCTSCRTCILKRDHHCVFTGCCIGHRNHRYFIMFVLYLFISTLYSSILNNYFIWFVRGDEFRNWTSLVKLVFPLAMLMIDISTKQYYLVIYLINMVGVCFTGVLLLYHGRLILSGAVVHERKTPEYDLGRWENMRMVLGNRWYLAWVSPFIRSDLPHNGINWETLREQAIKSK